A part of Candidatus Woesearchaeota archaeon genomic DNA contains:
- a CDS encoding HAD family hydrolase has translation MTIRAIIFDADNTLWETDKYVLSMIKETSNSLGLNVPDDLNIKAVQSKNLPFEDIFKELFVENGPVVLAAYRARAKEKGYSATLNGVDVVTSLYQTGKVLGIMTNRTQMIEERLSQCGYLRECFDFIYPPPSAEERKPHRNAYQKAIEHLDGKGISVGEIVVVGDHLDDYVSAKARELYFVAVLTGLTKKEDFVSQGLDDRFIVNDLSGLQKGLFELR, from the coding sequence ATGACAATTCGGGCAATAATATTTGATGCTGACAATACGCTTTGGGAAACTGATAAATATGTTTTATCAATGATAAAAGAAACTTCTAATAGTTTAGGGTTAAATGTACCTGATGATTTAAATATTAAGGCAGTTCAATCAAAGAATCTGCCATTTGAAGATATATTTAAAGAGTTATTTGTTGAAAACGGTCCAGTTGTTTTAGCTGCATATAGGGCCAGAGCTAAAGAAAAAGGATATTCTGCTACGTTAAATGGGGTTGATGTAGTTACTTCTTTATATCAAACCGGGAAGGTTCTTGGAATAATGACTAATCGGACACAGATGATTGAAGAAAGATTATCACAGTGCGGATATCTCCGGGAATGTTTTGATTTTATTTATCCGCCTCCTAGCGCTGAAGAACGAAAGCCTCACCGAAACGCGTATCAAAAAGCGATTGAACATTTAGATGGAAAAGGTATTTCGGTTGGTGAGATTGTTGTTGTTGGTGACCATCTTGATGATTATGTTTCAGCTAAAGCCAGGGAGTTATATTTTGTAGCTGTTTTGACTGGATTAACTAAAAAGGAAGATTTTGTTTCTCAAGGGTTAGATGACAGATTTATTGTTAATGATTTATCCGGACTTCAAAAAGGTTTATTTGAATTGAGATGA
- a CDS encoding replication factor C small subunit, with amino-acid sequence MTAINYESKYKPETNIWTEKYRPSTFDEVRGQKDIVNRIRTFVEQKNMPHLLFSGPAGVGKTTLSLVIARQLFTENWKNNFLELNASDERGIDIVRVKVKDFARTRAIGNVPFKIIYLDECDALTKEAQQALRRTMENYTKTCRFILSCNYSSKIIDPIQSRCAVFKFKLLPKPEIEKLITERLLGENKEFTIDSPLNEIIDALYEISNGGDMRRVMNILQACASIAENKKITANLIYSMGSVAKPEEIKDILNTAINQDFDGARRKLLNCMLENGLSGIDIIKQISKAVWDIEIDNRAKVKLMDKCGDIEFRLVEGSDEFIQLEALLAFAMMLKEK; translated from the coding sequence ATGACAGCCATAAATTATGAATCTAAATATAAGCCAGAAACCAATATCTGGACAGAAAAATATAGGCCTTCAACATTTGATGAAGTCAGAGGTCAAAAAGATATTGTTAATAGAATTAGAACATTTGTTGAACAGAAAAATATGCCTCATTTACTATTTTCAGGACCTGCAGGTGTAGGTAAAACCACACTCTCTCTAGTAATTGCCCGGCAATTATTTACTGAAAACTGGAAAAATAATTTTTTAGAACTGAATGCCTCAGATGAAAGAGGCATTGACATTGTCAGAGTTAAAGTAAAGGATTTCGCAAGAACTAGAGCAATTGGTAATGTACCATTCAAAATAATATACTTAGATGAATGTGATGCTTTAACAAAAGAAGCACAGCAAGCGTTAAGAAGAACTATGGAAAATTACACTAAAACCTGCAGATTCATTTTATCCTGTAACTATAGCAGTAAAATAATTGATCCTATCCAATCAAGATGCGCAGTTTTTAAATTCAAACTTTTACCTAAACCCGAGATAGAAAAACTAATCACTGAAAGATTGCTCGGAGAAAATAAGGAATTTACCATTGATTCTCCGCTAAACGAAATAATTGACGCACTATATGAAATTTCCAATGGTGGCGACATGCGAAGAGTTATGAACATACTGCAGGCATGCGCATCAATCGCAGAAAACAAAAAGATTACTGCTAATCTGATTTATTCAATGGGTTCAGTTGCAAAGCCTGAAGAAATCAAAGACATATTAAACACGGCAATTAATCAAGACTTTGACGGCGCAAGAAGAAAACTACTCAATTGCATGTTAGAAAATGGCCTTTCAGGCATTGATATAATCAAACAAATTTCCAAGGCAGTATGGGACATAGAGATTGACAACAGAGCAAAAGTTAAATTAATGGATAAATGCGGAGACATTGAATTTCGTTTAGTCGAAGGCTCTGACGAATTTATTCAGTTGGAAGCATTGCTGGCTTTTGCAATGATGTTAAAAGAAAAATAA